The following proteins are encoded in a genomic region of Amycolatopsis sulphurea:
- the rpsA gene encoding 30S ribosomal protein S1 yields the protein MTTDTATAPTAPSAPQQVAINDIGSEEDFLAAIDKTIKYFNDGDIVEGTIVKVDRDEVLLDIGYKTEGVIPSRELSIKHDVDPAEVVTVGDEVEALVLQKEDKEGRLILSKKRAQYERAWGTIEELKEKDEPVKGTVIEVVKGGLILDIGLRGFLPASLVEMRRVRDLQPYVGRELEAKIIELDKNRNNVVLSRRAYLEQTQSEVRSEFLNALAKGQVRKGVVSSIVNFGAFVDLGGVDGLVHVSELSWKHIDHPSEVVEVGQEVTVEVLDVDMDRERVSLSLKATQEDPWRQFARTHAIGQIVPGKVTKLVPFGAFVRVEEGIEGLVHISELAERHVEIPEQVVQVNGDVMVKVIDIDLERRRISLSLKQANEGVTPDTEFDPTQYGMAAEYDNEGNYIYPEGFDPDTQEWQEGFDKQREEWERQYAEAHTRYEAHMTQVKKAAEADAEAAADAATGIEGGDQSYTSSAPAEAKSGGTLASDEQLAALREKLSGGA from the coding sequence ATGACCACCGACACCGCCACCGCCCCGACCGCACCCAGCGCGCCCCAGCAGGTCGCCATCAACGACATCGGGTCGGAGGAAGACTTCCTCGCGGCGATCGACAAGACGATCAAGTACTTCAACGATGGCGACATCGTCGAGGGCACCATCGTCAAGGTCGACCGCGACGAGGTCCTGCTCGACATCGGGTACAAGACCGAGGGCGTCATCCCCTCGCGTGAGCTGTCCATCAAGCACGATGTCGACCCGGCCGAGGTTGTCACCGTCGGCGATGAGGTCGAAGCCCTGGTCCTCCAGAAGGAGGACAAGGAAGGCCGTCTGATCCTGTCCAAGAAGCGCGCGCAGTACGAGCGCGCCTGGGGCACGATCGAGGAGCTCAAGGAGAAGGACGAGCCCGTCAAGGGCACCGTCATCGAGGTCGTCAAGGGCGGCCTCATCCTGGACATCGGCCTGCGTGGCTTCCTGCCCGCGTCGCTGGTCGAGATGCGCCGCGTGCGCGACCTGCAGCCCTACGTCGGCCGCGAGCTCGAGGCGAAGATCATCGAGCTGGACAAGAACCGCAACAACGTGGTCCTGTCCCGCCGGGCCTACCTGGAGCAGACCCAGTCCGAGGTGCGCAGCGAGTTCCTCAACGCGCTCGCCAAGGGCCAGGTCCGCAAGGGCGTCGTGTCCTCCATCGTCAACTTCGGTGCCTTCGTGGACCTGGGTGGCGTCGACGGCCTGGTGCACGTGTCCGAGCTGTCCTGGAAGCACATCGACCACCCGTCCGAGGTCGTCGAGGTCGGCCAGGAGGTCACCGTCGAGGTGCTGGACGTGGACATGGACCGCGAGCGCGTGTCCCTGTCGCTGAAGGCGACCCAGGAAGACCCGTGGCGCCAGTTCGCTCGCACCCACGCGATCGGCCAGATCGTGCCGGGCAAGGTCACCAAGCTCGTCCCGTTCGGTGCGTTCGTGCGCGTCGAGGAGGGCATCGAGGGCCTGGTGCACATCTCCGAGCTGGCCGAGCGCCACGTGGAGATCCCGGAGCAGGTCGTGCAGGTCAACGGCGACGTCATGGTCAAGGTCATCGACATCGACCTGGAGCGCCGCCGCATCTCGCTGTCGCTGAAGCAAGCGAACGAGGGTGTCACGCCGGACACCGAGTTCGACCCGACCCAGTACGGGATGGCCGCCGAGTACGACAACGAGGGGAATTACATCTACCCCGAGGGCTTCGACCCGGACACCCAGGAGTGGCAGGAAGGCTTCGACAAGCAGCGCGAGGAGTGGGAGCGCCAGTACGCCGAGGCGCACACCCGCTACGAGGCGCACATGACCCAGGTCAAGAAGGCCGCCGAGGCCGACGCCGAGGCTGCTGCCGACGCTGCCACCGGCATCGAGGGCGGGGACCAGAGCTACACCTCCTCCGCTCCCGCCGAGGCGAAGAGCGGCGGCACGCTCGCCAGCGACGAGCAGCTCGCCGCCCTGCGCGAGAAGCTCTCCGGCGGCGCGTGA
- a CDS encoding ABC transporter ATP-binding protein, with translation MRVHADRVSLDGPHGPLLPPTSVIVEEGGLTVVHGEPGVGVTALGLALAGRMRPTTGTVTAEPAGELRSLVAVVDAPGVSEPDEALPLRVVVGEELALARRPAGKPDVAAWLAEHDAAPFAETRFENLVPTLRIRLLTELAAERAGVRVLVLDTPDRHTSDVATWAEVARTQATRGFAVAVLTATTPLSALPQPPARIGSAEQPDPVRYAAPEASTEISTATGAETAAAEGDRA, from the coding sequence GTGCGGGTCCACGCCGACCGGGTGTCCCTCGACGGGCCCCACGGGCCGTTGCTGCCGCCGACCTCGGTCATCGTCGAGGAGGGCGGGCTCACCGTGGTGCACGGCGAACCCGGCGTCGGGGTCACCGCGCTGGGTCTCGCGCTCGCCGGGCGGATGCGCCCGACCACCGGCACGGTGACCGCCGAACCCGCCGGTGAGCTGCGGAGCCTGGTGGCCGTCGTGGACGCGCCCGGGGTCAGCGAACCGGACGAGGCGCTCCCCCTGCGGGTGGTCGTCGGCGAGGAACTCGCGCTGGCGCGTCGCCCGGCGGGCAAGCCGGATGTGGCTGCCTGGCTGGCCGAGCACGACGCGGCACCGTTCGCCGAGACCCGGTTCGAGAACCTCGTGCCGACGCTGCGGATTCGGCTGCTGACGGAGCTGGCCGCCGAGCGGGCCGGCGTGCGGGTACTGGTGCTGGACACGCCCGACCGGCACACCAGCGACGTCGCGACCTGGGCCGAAGTGGCCCGGACGCAGGCGACGCGTGGTTTCGCGGTCGCCGTGCTCACCGCGACCACGCCGCTCTCGGCACTCCCCCAGCCACCGGCCCGGATCGGGTCGGCCGAACAGCCGGATCCGGTGCGGTACGCCGCCCCCGAAGCAAGCACGGAAATCAGCACTGCGACCGGCGCCGAAACCGCGGCCGCCGAAGGAGACCGGGCATGA
- a CDS encoding class I SAM-dependent methyltransferase, whose protein sequence is MPEPAAPPADPTESTEHRLGTTGVAHREVGGAEAEAANLAWWDADADDYNATHGGFLGDADFVWCPEGVREENARLLGDVRGRRVLEVGCGQAACSRWLASEGAYAVAADLSGGMLRHARAGNERTGVAVPLVQANAERLPFADSSFDVACSAFGALPFVPSLETVFTEVHRLLRPDAPWVFSVTHPIRWIFPDDPGPQGLTVTQPYFDRTPYAEVDEDGVATYVEYHRTVGDYVRALNATGFALEDLLEPEWPDGHTRTWGQWSPLRGRLFPGTAIFRTRRA, encoded by the coding sequence ATGCCCGAGCCCGCCGCACCGCCCGCGGACCCGACGGAGAGCACCGAGCATCGGCTCGGCACCACCGGCGTGGCGCACCGCGAAGTCGGCGGGGCGGAAGCCGAAGCGGCGAACCTCGCTTGGTGGGACGCGGACGCCGACGACTACAACGCCACACATGGCGGCTTCCTCGGTGACGCCGACTTCGTCTGGTGTCCCGAAGGCGTCCGGGAGGAAAACGCCCGGCTGCTTGGCGACGTACGCGGGCGTCGCGTCCTCGAAGTGGGTTGCGGACAGGCTGCGTGCTCACGATGGCTCGCGTCGGAAGGCGCGTACGCGGTGGCCGCCGACCTGTCCGGCGGGATGCTGCGCCACGCCCGCGCGGGCAACGAGCGCACCGGCGTGGCAGTCCCCCTCGTACAGGCCAACGCCGAGCGACTGCCGTTCGCGGACAGCAGCTTCGATGTTGCGTGCTCCGCGTTCGGCGCGCTGCCCTTCGTGCCTTCGCTGGAGACCGTGTTCACGGAGGTGCACCGCCTGCTGCGCCCGGACGCGCCGTGGGTGTTCTCGGTGACTCACCCGATACGCTGGATCTTCCCGGACGACCCGGGGCCGCAAGGCCTGACCGTGACTCAGCCGTACTTCGACCGCACGCCGTACGCGGAGGTCGACGAAGACGGTGTCGCCACGTACGTCGAATACCACCGTACGGTCGGCGATTACGTACGCGCGCTCAATGCGACCGGCTTCGCGCTGGAGGATCTGCTCGAACCGGAGTGGCCGGATGGACACACCCGTACGTGGGGCCAGTGGAGCCCGCTGCGCGGCCGGCTCTTCCCCGGCACGGCGATCTTTCGCACTCGCCGCGCCTGA
- a CDS encoding YhgE/Pip family protein yields MNAFRIARNELRRLSTGTLPKLAMAALVLVPLLYASFYLYANYDPYGRLDKLPAAVFTEDAGAKDSSGAERNIGHEVTGELLQSGTFQWHQTSEKDARDGVRDDKYSFAIGIPSGFSAALLSSGNFTPQQATITLTTNDANNYLSGTIAKQVADQVRKTIAKKVGSEAADRFLVGFSTIYGKISEASNGAKQLADGATRLQTGQHQLADGAHQLAAGSGTLATGLGTLKSSTADLPAQTQKLASGAGQVADGNQKVADAASLAASASSDLQSRLDGYRAQLNTQLHDAGLSDSQVNDVLARLDALRSPVDQANGKIQSANGQVQKLADGARQVSDGAHQLASASPQLASGIAKASDGANQLRDGAAELDDGEKTAVTGTDQLAAGSTKLRDGLSAGLSQIPNPDDPTRTATANTIADPVAVTSNGVASAGTYGAGLAPFFIALATWIGAFVLFLLIRPLSTRALTAGASPLRVAIGGWLSSAVLGLAQVVVLFAAVTWLVGIHVAHPLGAIGFAFLVSLTFTSVVHALNAFFGAVGKFLGLVLLVLQLVSAGGTFPWQTIPDALYPLHLVLPMGYAIDGFRHLLYSGASMQILGDVGVLLAYLAGGILLSTLAARKRRVWSVSALKPELSL; encoded by the coding sequence CTGAACGCGTTCCGGATCGCGCGCAACGAGCTGCGCCGATTGTCCACCGGGACGTTGCCGAAGCTGGCGATGGCCGCGCTCGTGCTGGTACCGCTGCTGTACGCGTCGTTCTACCTCTACGCCAACTACGACCCCTACGGCCGGCTGGACAAACTGCCCGCGGCCGTGTTCACCGAGGACGCCGGGGCGAAGGATTCTTCCGGCGCGGAGCGCAACATCGGCCACGAGGTGACCGGCGAACTGCTGCAGTCCGGCACCTTCCAATGGCATCAAACGTCCGAAAAGGACGCCCGGGACGGCGTGCGCGACGACAAGTACTCGTTCGCCATCGGCATTCCGAGCGGGTTCTCCGCGGCGCTGCTCTCGTCCGGGAACTTCACCCCGCAACAGGCGACCATCACGCTCACCACCAACGACGCCAACAACTATCTGTCCGGCACGATCGCCAAGCAGGTGGCCGACCAGGTCCGCAAGACCATCGCCAAGAAGGTGGGCAGCGAGGCCGCGGACCGATTCCTCGTCGGATTCTCCACCATCTACGGCAAGATCTCCGAGGCGAGCAACGGCGCCAAGCAACTCGCCGACGGCGCGACCAGACTGCAGACGGGCCAGCACCAGCTCGCCGACGGGGCGCATCAGCTGGCGGCCGGCTCAGGCACGCTCGCCACCGGGCTGGGCACGCTGAAGTCGAGCACCGCGGATCTGCCCGCACAGACCCAGAAACTCGCCAGTGGCGCCGGACAAGTGGCCGATGGCAACCAGAAAGTGGCCGACGCCGCGTCGCTGGCCGCCTCGGCCTCGTCCGATCTGCAGAGCCGGCTCGACGGATATCGGGCTCAGCTGAACACGCAGCTGCACGACGCCGGGCTGTCCGACAGTCAGGTCAACGACGTCCTCGCGCGGCTGGACGCGCTGCGCTCTCCCGTCGATCAGGCGAACGGGAAGATCCAGTCGGCCAACGGTCAGGTGCAGAAGCTCGCGGACGGCGCGCGCCAGGTCTCCGACGGCGCGCACCAGCTCGCCTCGGCCTCGCCGCAGCTGGCGAGCGGGATCGCGAAGGCTTCCGACGGCGCGAACCAGCTGCGCGACGGCGCGGCCGAACTCGACGACGGCGAGAAGACCGCGGTGACCGGCACGGACCAGCTCGCGGCCGGGTCCACGAAGCTGCGTGACGGACTGTCGGCCGGGCTTTCGCAGATCCCGAACCCGGACGACCCGACCCGGACAGCGACCGCGAACACGATCGCCGACCCCGTCGCGGTCACCTCCAACGGCGTCGCTTCCGCAGGCACCTACGGGGCCGGGCTCGCTCCGTTCTTCATCGCCCTGGCGACCTGGATCGGCGCCTTCGTGCTGTTCCTGCTGATCCGGCCGCTGTCCACCCGGGCACTCACCGCGGGCGCGTCCCCGCTGCGGGTCGCGATCGGCGGATGGCTGTCCTCGGCCGTGCTCGGGCTGGCGCAGGTGGTGGTGCTGTTCGCCGCGGTGACCTGGCTCGTCGGGATTCACGTGGCGCATCCGCTCGGCGCGATCGGGTTCGCTTTCCTGGTGTCGCTCACGTTCACGTCGGTGGTGCACGCGCTCAACGCGTTCTTCGGCGCGGTCGGCAAATTCCTCGGGCTGGTGCTGCTGGTGCTGCAACTGGTCAGCGCGGGCGGCACGTTCCCGTGGCAGACCATCCCGGACGCGCTGTACCCGCTGCATCTGGTGCTGCCGATGGGCTATGCGATCGACGGGTTCCGGCATCTGCTCTACTCCGGCGCGTCGATGCAGATCCTCGGGGACGTCGGGGTGCTCCTGGCCTACCTTGCCGGCGGGATCCTGCTGTCCACGCTCGCCGCGCGCAAGCGCCGGGTCTGGTCGGTGTCCGCGCTCAAGCCCGAGCTGAGCCTGTGA
- a CDS encoding GNAT family N-acetyltransferase: MSTTERFTALDPLLPPPPPEAGGERITAVTAIGERVSGVLQRYRHGPGDVALLWSAEQVWQLFPNPGISGTAGFDALLGALRSRMDNEQAEPDSACVVNWPSRDAEAIRAFLDHGMVPMAALAVRTGQEPPAPEPDGPAIRSAGPEDLDTVLALCTATFDYTGLVAHRRRAQTAELLRPALRHTLDEPATWLAEENGAAVGLAQCAWVESEPGNAAAELLPTGRWGYVNNVVTATGHRSRGIGRALMARAHRELNGRGTAGTYLYYNPINPLSSVFWHRQGYRPLWTSWEAHPASALR, encoded by the coding sequence GTGAGCACCACCGAGCGCTTCACCGCCCTGGACCCGCTCCTGCCGCCGCCCCCGCCCGAGGCCGGCGGCGAGCGGATCACGGCCGTGACCGCCATCGGCGAGCGTGTTTCCGGTGTGCTGCAACGGTATCGGCACGGTCCGGGGGACGTCGCGCTGCTGTGGTCGGCCGAGCAGGTGTGGCAGCTGTTCCCCAATCCCGGAATCTCCGGCACCGCCGGGTTCGACGCGCTGCTCGGCGCCCTGCGGTCCCGAATGGACAATGAGCAGGCTGAGCCGGACTCGGCCTGCGTGGTCAACTGGCCGAGCCGCGACGCGGAGGCGATCCGGGCCTTCCTCGACCACGGCATGGTCCCAATGGCCGCACTGGCCGTGCGCACCGGGCAGGAGCCACCGGCCCCCGAGCCGGACGGCCCGGCCATCCGCAGCGCGGGACCGGAGGACCTGGACACCGTCCTGGCGCTGTGCACGGCGACCTTCGACTACACCGGCCTGGTCGCGCACCGCCGCCGCGCGCAGACCGCGGAGCTGCTCCGCCCGGCCTTGCGGCACACCCTCGACGAACCGGCCACCTGGCTGGCCGAGGAGAACGGTGCGGCAGTCGGCCTCGCCCAGTGCGCCTGGGTCGAGTCCGAGCCGGGGAACGCGGCCGCGGAGCTGCTGCCGACGGGCCGCTGGGGGTACGTGAACAACGTGGTCACCGCGACTGGTCACCGCAGCCGCGGGATCGGGCGGGCCCTGATGGCCCGAGCGCATCGCGAACTGAACGGCCGCGGAACGGCGGGCACCTACCTCTACTACAACCCGATCAACCCGCTCTCCTCGGTGTTCTGGCACCGGCAGGGCTACCGTCCCTTGTGGACGTCGTGGGAGGCACACCCGGCTTCCGCGCTGCGCTGA